In the genome of Arabidopsis thaliana chromosome 4, partial sequence, the window TAAACAAACACCGGTATTGCTCACAAGAATTGATGTGCAATTGCCAGGAAGAAACAGGAAAGTATAAGGCACACGAATCTGAACCTGAGGAAGTGAGATTATAAAATCATGAGCGTTGGCAGCTTTGGCTGCCTTAATGATGTCGTCCTTGGACACATGCTCATTGGGGAGACCATATGCAATATTCTCGGCCAcggagagagaaaagagaaccGGTTCCTGAATCACACAGAAAGATAacctttgaagaagaagagaagaaatgatcCAACCATGCCTGACACATAGATGTTACGTATACACACCTGATTCACAATTGAGACAACCTTAGCCCATTCACTCTTGTCAAACATCCTCACATCTTCTCCACCCACAGTAATACGTCCTTGTGTTGGCTGCAAGAATTGAAAATTCAACATATCAGCATAATGTAAAAGTGGCAGTAAACATAGTCTCAACAGATATTAAACTTCAAATTGGAAGAGGAGGGTAGATTAACCTCATAGAAGCGTGCCAATAACTGTACAATAGTACTTTTTCCCGCACCACTAGAGCCAACAAGAGCAGTTACAGTACCAGAATTCAACGTCAAACTCAGCCCATCAAGAACTTTCACGTCGGGTCGTAGAGGATAAGCAAAATGCACATCTACACTAGACAAAATAGaacatggaaaagaaaaacagatatgaaaaaggtaaaaagcTGTAGTAAGATATGATGAAGAGAGTTTTTCTTGGTCTGATTTTACCATCAAGACAGACATCTCCAGCCCATGTTAGGGTACGTAGATTGTTAGTTGATTTCAGATTTGACATGTAGTACTTATCGAGGTGACGGATATTCACATTTGGGCCAGCAGACAAGAACAATTTAAGGTTTTCATCTTGGACTTTCTTTGTATGTATATCTCTTTCTAACCCGTAGGCAAGAGCCTCATCTATGTCCACCGCGTTTAAAATGGAATTGATCCTGTCAATAGCAGCAAAAGTCCCACGTAGATCTCCAAACGTGTTTACAAGCCCTTGGACCTGGATAACAGAATCACTGGTTATGGTAAACTAAATTACATGTATAGCATATGTGTGACAGTAAATGATGTGTAGACAGAGGTACTTACAGCAAATGTTAGAGTGAATGTGTATCCAATGAACGAAACAACTGTTCCAACAGCGAGCTCACCCTGGGTTGGAGAAATTTTAAGAATAAgaaccaagaaaaataaagtgCAAAAGAGCTAAAATGTAACAACATAAGAAACTACACAAAAGAGAGATACAGAGAAATTTgattcttagtttttttttatttaaaaattcagAAGGTAGTAACTTGATTCTAGCTAGAAACATCCAGTCATTTGTTCCAGAAAGTATAAACAACGAGTAACACTATCTTCTGCAATAGAAATTCATAAAAACACGATTCTCTTTATGTTTTAGGGGGCAAGAAGCATAATTTCAACTTGAATGATCATAATGGCAATCAACAAGTCTTACAGGCAGGTATATCTTACCGTCTTCACCTTGCTTCCCCCAAGACAGTAAAGAGCCAACAGAGAAATATAAACAGCAACTCTTGTTATAGATTCATTTATAGACTTGAAAGTACCAAGCTTTAAGCCGCTAAGCTTGTAAGCAAGAATCTGTACATCAAACAAAAGTTTAGATTAATAGATTATGGATCAGttagaaaaaagaacaattgtTTAGAAGAAATCAGTTTTAGCTAGTAAGAAGTCTGAAATATGACCTGACTACCGAAGATAGACATCTGACGTTTTTCGCCGCTGAATGATCTTACCTATAAAGAGATACAAATTACTTGAGTCTTCAAGGGTAAATCAAAGTTTCTTCAGATAATTTAATCTGCCCTAAAAGATACAAATACGATGAAGTCAAGAACTTACAGTTCGGATTGCAGAGAACGTTTCTGATACACAATCAGACATTGTTGCTTGAGCTAATCCATGCGATTTATAAACAGGAACAGTCGATCTCTTGTACACAGCTTTTGAGATTTGACCGAGGGAGTAGATGTAGAGGTAAGCAAAGTAAGCAAAGATGACCAAAGtaattaccaaaaataaaaagtttaggAGAATGAAAAAGACATAGAGAATTTACCAACTAGAACTGACACAGCTAGCATCAATAGACCAAGTACAGGTGCAAGTTGAGGAGATAGAGTAAATAGGATACATATTGTTCCAAAAACCTACAAAAGGGATAACGCATAAGCCATGAGAACTGGGCATTCTTGAGATGCAACAGGATAGTCTTTGTCATTTATAGAACTCCAAAAATAACAGCAGACACCAACACCAGGCTAAGATTAAATCTGTATTCattatgaaaaatgtatgtacaaacacaaaaatctcACATTTGCATAGTAAAGAAATGGCTTGCCTCTGTAAATGCCCTAAATCCACGATCTCGTGAGATGTTATCATTCACAATGCTATTCAGAGCACCAAGATCAGACGTGAGTAGCCCCGTTAGCTCTCCAACCTAAAACAAATGAACTCAATCTAACATAAGGAAGGTTTGTGCCAAAATGTCTCAAACCTGAGCAAACCAAGAATAAAAGGAACAGACCTTGTATTTGTCGAAGAACTCTGCctgaatatataaaagacaaaaaaaagaaacccatCAATGATATTTCAATACAGCC includes:
- the ABCB28 gene encoding non-intrinsic ABC protein 8 (non-intrinsic ABC protein 8 (NAP8); FUNCTIONS IN: ATPase activity, coupled to transmembrane movement of substances, transporter activity; INVOLVED IN: transport, transmembrane transport; LOCATED IN: chloroplast, membrane; EXPRESSED IN: 22 plant structures; EXPRESSED DURING: 13 growth stages; CONTAINS InterPro DOMAIN/s: ATPase, AAA+ type, core (InterPro:IPR003593), ABC transporter-like (InterPro:IPR003439), ABC transporter integral membrane type 1 (InterPro:IPR017940), ABC transporter, transmembrane domain, type 1 (InterPro:IPR011527), ABC transporter, transmembrane domain (InterPro:IPR001140), ABC transporter, conserved site (InterPro:IPR017871); BEST Arabidopsis thaliana protein match is: transporter associated with antigen processing protein 2 (TAIR:AT5G39040.1); Has 420091 Blast hits to 380969 proteins in 4118 species: Archae - 7380; Bacteria - 326284; Metazoa - 9897; Fungi - 7311; Plants - 5559; Viruses - 14; Other Eukaryotes - 63646 (source: NCBI BLink).), producing MTAIWENVMAILRAQIFRRVLIQKAEFFDKYKVGELTGLLTSDLGALNSIVNDNISRDRGFRAFTEVFGTICILFTLSPQLAPVLGLLMLAVSVLVAVYKRSTVPVYKSHGLAQATMSDCVSETFSAIRTVRSFSGEKRQMSIFGSQILAYKLSGLKLGTFKSINESITRVAVYISLLALYCLGGSKVKTGELAVGTVVSFIGYTFTLTFAVQGLVNTFGDLRGTFAAIDRINSILNAVDIDEALAYGLERDIHTKKVQDENLKLFLSAGPNVNIRHLDKYYMSNLKSTNNLRTLTWAGDVCLDDVHFAYPLRPDVKVLDGLSLTLNSGTVTALVGSSGAGKSTIVQLLARFYEPTQGRITVGGEDVRMFDKSEWAKVVSIVNQEPVLFSLSVAENIAYGLPNEHVSKDDIIKAAKAANAHDFIISLPQGYDTLVGERGGLLSGGQRQRVAIARSLLKNAPILILDEATSALDAVSERLVQSALNRLMKDRTTLVIAHRLSTVQSANQIAVCSDGKIIELGTHSELVAQKGSYASLVGTQRLAFE
- the ABCB28 gene encoding non-intrinsic ABC protein 8 (non-intrinsic ABC protein 8 (NAP8); FUNCTIONS IN: ATPase activity, coupled to transmembrane movement of substances, transporter activity; INVOLVED IN: transport, transmembrane transport; LOCATED IN: chloroplast, membrane; EXPRESSED IN: 22 plant structures; EXPRESSED DURING: 13 growth stages; CONTAINS InterPro DOMAIN/s: ABC transporter-like (InterPro:IPR003439), ABC transporter, transmembrane domain, type 1 (InterPro:IPR011527), ABC transporter integral membrane type 1 (InterPro:IPR017940), ABC transporter, transmembrane domain (InterPro:IPR001140); BEST Arabidopsis thaliana protein match is: transporter associated with antigen processing protein 2 (TAIR:AT5G39040.1); Has 35333 Blast hits to 34131 proteins in 2444 species: Archae - 798; Bacteria - 22429; Metazoa - 974; Fungi - 991; Plants - 531; Viruses - 0; Other Eukaryotes - 9610 (source: NCBI BLink).), with the protein product MASATTLLFHHGSTRVLVARRRCQASVLRPYGGLKPFLSFCSLPNSTAPFRDSLRAKSDGLARAYVTGAPPIVEEPDPKIEESKSEAESKDLISWGLLWSLMSKHKLRLSVCLLTLLGCSTCTLSMPVFSGRFFEVLIGVRPEPLWRLLSKIAVLYSLEPIFTIAFVTNMTAIWENVMAILRAQIFRRVLIQKAEFFDKYKVGELTGLLTSDLGALNSIVNDNISRDRGFRAFTEVFGTICILFTLSPQLAPVLGLLMLAVSVLVAVYKRSTVPVYKSHGLAQATMSDCVSETFSAIRTVRSFSGEKRQMSIFGSQILAYKLSGLKLGTFKSINESITRVAVYISLLALYCLGGSKVKTGELAVGTVVSFIGYTFTLTFAVQGLVNTFGDLRGTFAAIDRINSILNAVDIDEALAYGLERDIHTKKVQDENLKLFLSAGPNVNIRHLDKYYMSNLKSTNNLRTLTWAGDVCLDDVHFAYPLRPDVKVLDGLSLTLNSGTVTALVGSSGAGKSTIVQLLARFYEPTQGRITVGGEDVRMFDKSEWAKVVSIVNQEPVLFSLSVAENIAYGLPNEHVSKDDIIKAAKAANAHDFIISLPQGYDTLVGERGGLLSGGQRQV
- the ABCB28 gene encoding non-intrinsic ABC protein 8 (non-intrinsic ABC protein 8 (NAP8); FUNCTIONS IN: ATPase activity, coupled to transmembrane movement of substances, transporter activity; INVOLVED IN: transport, transmembrane transport; LOCATED IN: chloroplast, membrane, chloroplast envelope; EXPRESSED IN: 22 plant structures; EXPRESSED DURING: 13 growth stages; CONTAINS InterPro DOMAIN/s: ATPase, AAA+ type, core (InterPro:IPR003593), ABC transporter-like (InterPro:IPR003439), ABC transporter, transmembrane domain, type 1 (InterPro:IPR011527), ABC transporter integral membrane type 1 (InterPro:IPR017940), ABC transporter, transmembrane domain (InterPro:IPR001140), ABC transporter, conserved site (InterPro:IPR017871); BEST Arabidopsis thaliana protein match is: transporter associated with antigen processing protein 2 (TAIR:AT5G39040.1); Has 416986 Blast hits to 378266 proteins in 4104 species: Archae - 7380; Bacteria - 322963; Metazoa - 9904; Fungi - 7465; Plants - 5560; Viruses - 14; Other Eukaryotes - 63700 (source: NCBI BLink).), giving the protein MASATTLLFHHGSTRVLVARRRCQASVLRPYGGLKPFLSFCSLPNSTAPFRDSLRAKSDGLARAYVTGAPPIVEEPDPKIEESKSEAESKDLISWGLLWSLMSKHKLRLSVCLLTLLGCSTCTLSMPVFSGRFFEVLIGVRPEPLWRLLSKIAVLYSLEPIFTIAFVTNMTAIWENVMAILRAQIFRRVLIQKAEFFDKYKVGELTGLLTSDLGALNSIVNDNISRDRGFRAFTEVFGTICILFTLSPQLAPVLGLLMLAVSVLVAVYKRSTVPVYKSHGLAQATMSDCVSETFSAIRTVRSFSGEKRQMSIFGSQILAYKLSGLKLGTFKSINESITRVAVYISLLALYCLGGSKVKTGELAVGTVVSFIGYTFTLTFAVQGLVNTFGDLRGTFAAIDRINSILNAVDIDEALAYGLERDIHTKKVQDENLKLFLSAGPNVNIRHLDKYYMSNLKSTNNLRTLTWAGDVCLDDVHFAYPLRPDVKVLDGLSLTLNSGTVTALVGSSGAGKSTIVQLLARFYEPTQGRITVGGEDVRMFDKSEWAKVVSIVNQEPVLFSLSVAENIAYGLPNEHVSKDDIIKAAKAANAHDFIISLPQGYDTLVGERGGLLSGGQRQRVAIARSLLKNAPILILDEATSALDAVSERLVQSALNRLMKDRTTLVIAHRLSTVQSANQIAVCSDGKIIELGTHSELVAQKGSYASLVGTQRLAFE